Proteins encoded by one window of Sphingosinicella sp. BN140058:
- a CDS encoding glutaredoxin domain-containing protein, whose protein sequence is MSDDKQATLYRMVLPEHTCPFGVRAKQMLEQSGYEVEDRVLSSREEVDAFKDEQGVATTPQIFIGGERIGGADDLEAYLADA, encoded by the coding sequence CACGCTCTACCGGATGGTGCTGCCGGAGCATACCTGCCCGTTCGGCGTTCGCGCCAAGCAGATGCTCGAACAGAGCGGATACGAGGTCGAGGATCGGGTGCTGAGCAGCCGCGAGGAGGTGGACGCCTTCAAGGACGAGCAAGGGGTTGCGACGACGCCGCAGATTTTCATCGGCGGCGAGCGGATCGGCGGCGCCGACGACCTCGAAGCCTATTTGGCGGACGCCTGA